One genomic segment of Phycisphaerales bacterium AB-hyl4 includes these proteins:
- the hemC gene encoding hydroxymethylbilane synthase → MRRSRKPIVIASRRSRLARIQAELVGKALSKLHPRLEIEYRWIDSEGDLHTGPSLAEVGGKGLFTRSLEKAVLAGEADLAVHSLKDMPAVDTPGLALAAVPPRADVRDCLITREGAGGLAGMPAGAVVGTSSPRRAAQVLRARPDVRIQLIRGNVDTRLRKVLDVSGEHGPSYDATLLAVAGLLRMGLREHVTQPIDVDEVLPAAGQGALGIQCRSDDHVTLTRCLPLNDSTIATAVHAERQVVAGLNGNCHSPISVLCQAVPPQSKSKRNTDSHWYRLRARVMSSDGQTVLATDETASPKELRRVVAQTVDALIAQNARRLLAACRGIPVGESAAGRPAAAAEAVAE, encoded by the coding sequence GTGCGACGTAGCCGAAAGCCTATTGTGATTGCCTCGCGCCGTAGCCGACTGGCCCGCATTCAAGCGGAACTGGTGGGCAAGGCGTTGTCGAAGCTGCACCCGCGGCTGGAGATCGAGTACCGCTGGATCGACTCGGAGGGCGATCTGCACACCGGCCCGTCGCTGGCGGAGGTGGGCGGGAAGGGTCTGTTCACGCGATCGCTGGAGAAGGCGGTGCTGGCGGGCGAGGCAGACCTGGCGGTGCACAGTTTGAAGGATATGCCAGCGGTGGACACGCCGGGGCTGGCGCTCGCGGCCGTCCCGCCGCGTGCTGACGTTCGCGACTGCCTGATCACCCGCGAGGGTGCGGGCGGGCTTGCGGGTATGCCGGCGGGCGCGGTGGTGGGTACGTCAAGCCCGCGTCGAGCGGCGCAGGTGTTGCGTGCTCGGCCGGACGTTCGGATTCAGCTGATCCGCGGCAACGTTGATACGCGGTTGCGCAAGGTGCTCGACGTGTCCGGCGAGCACGGGCCGAGCTATGACGCGACGCTGCTGGCGGTGGCGGGGCTGCTGCGAATGGGGCTTCGCGAGCATGTGACCCAGCCGATCGATGTGGATGAGGTGCTGCCGGCCGCGGGGCAGGGGGCGCTGGGGATTCAATGCCGATCGGACGACCACGTGACGCTGACGCGTTGCCTGCCGTTGAATGATTCGACGATCGCCACGGCGGTGCACGCCGAGCGCCAGGTGGTGGCGGGGCTGAATGGCAATTGTCACTCGCCGATCAGCGTGCTGTGTCAGGCCGTGCCGCCACAGAGCAAGAGCAAGCGGAACACGGACTCGCATTGGTATCGGCTGCGGGCGCGGGTGATGTCGTCGGATGGTCAGACGGTGCTGGCGACGGACGAGACGGCTTCGCCGAAGGAACTGCGGCGGGTGGTGGCGCAGACGGTTGATGCGTTGATTGCTCAGAACGCGCGTCGGCTGCTGGCGGCCTGCCGGGGGATTCCGGTGGGGGAGTCGGCAGCGGGTAGACCCGCGGCGGCGGCAGAGGCAGTGGCGGAGTGA
- a CDS encoding recombinase family protein, protein MGSKATALAYLRVSGRGQVDGDGFHRQRHAIDKYAKAHGLTIAGEYRDEGVTGTAESFDRPGLTDMLVRIKANGVRVVLVERSDRLARDLVVGEIILREFKDLGVSVIEAEGGNDLTAGDDDPTRVLIRQVLGAVSQFEKSVIVSKLRAARERQRRTTGRCEGRKPFGFYEGEPEVIERIAAMRRKPKGRKRMSYAEIAEALNAEGVTTRNGGPWKPGTVYAIVKRERPSLAGA, encoded by the coding sequence ATGGGCAGCAAAGCAACAGCTTTGGCGTACCTTCGGGTCAGCGGCAGGGGGCAGGTAGACGGCGACGGCTTCCACCGGCAGCGTCACGCCATCGACAAGTACGCGAAGGCCCACGGCCTGACCATCGCCGGCGAATACCGTGACGAGGGGGTCACCGGCACAGCGGAAAGCTTCGACCGGCCCGGCCTGACTGACATGCTGGTGAGGATCAAAGCCAACGGCGTACGCGTGGTGCTGGTTGAACGCTCCGACCGGCTGGCCCGTGACCTGGTGGTGGGTGAAATCATTCTCCGCGAGTTCAAAGACCTTGGCGTCAGCGTGATCGAAGCCGAAGGCGGTAACGACCTGACCGCCGGCGATGATGACCCGACACGGGTACTCATCCGGCAGGTGCTGGGGGCCGTGTCGCAGTTTGAGAAGAGCGTGATTGTGTCGAAGCTTCGGGCAGCCCGCGAACGTCAGCGGCGAACCACGGGCCGTTGTGAGGGACGTAAGCCCTTCGGCTTCTATGAGGGTGAGCCGGAAGTGATTGAACGCATTGCAGCCATGCGACGGAAGCCGAAGGGCCGTAAGCGGATGAGCTATGCGGAGATCGCCGAAGCGTTGAACGCCGAAGGTGTCACCACCCGCAACGGTGGGCCGTGGAAGCCCGGCACGGTGTACGCCATCGTGAAGCGTGAAAGGCCGAGCCTTGCGGGGGCGTGA
- a CDS encoding histidine phosphatase family protein has protein sequence MRLYIIRHADPDYANDTITTHGHAEARALADRLRDVKIDHLYTSPLGRARATAKYTADLKNQEPKVLEWTAERGHWRVEQPHDAGADVCLWDIHGHRVRACEPLPQQHDWHTIAPFDNPLFREEYDEICQQSDELLATHGYVHDKGVYRIERSNRDSLAVFCHGGLGLIWLAHLLALPLPSVFVGFFLPPTSVTTILFDERNNDVAVPRCIGMGDLSHLYAAGLHNVRMPVGIKANYE, from the coding sequence ATGCGACTTTACATCATCCGCCACGCCGACCCTGACTACGCCAACGACACCATCACCACGCACGGCCACGCCGAGGCCCGCGCCCTCGCCGACCGCTTGCGCGACGTCAAAATCGATCACCTCTACACCTCTCCTCTCGGCCGGGCACGCGCGACCGCAAAGTACACCGCCGACCTGAAAAACCAGGAACCCAAGGTTCTCGAATGGACCGCCGAGCGAGGCCACTGGCGCGTCGAACAACCCCACGACGCCGGCGCCGACGTCTGCCTCTGGGATATCCACGGCCATCGCGTCCGCGCCTGCGAACCGCTCCCGCAACAACACGACTGGCATACCATCGCCCCTTTCGACAACCCCCTTTTCCGCGAAGAGTATGACGAGATCTGCCAGCAATCCGACGAACTGCTCGCCACCCACGGCTATGTGCACGACAAAGGCGTCTACCGCATCGAACGCTCCAACCGCGACTCCCTCGCGGTGTTCTGCCACGGTGGGCTCGGCCTGATATGGCTTGCTCATCTTCTCGCCTTGCCGCTGCCGTCGGTCTTCGTCGGCTTCTTCCTGCCGCCAACGTCGGTGACGACCATACTCTTTGATGAGCGAAACAATGACGTCGCCGTGCCTCGGTGCATCGGCATGGGAGATCTGTCGCACCTCTACGCCGCGGGCCTGCACAACGTCCGCATGCCCGTGGGCATCAAGGCCAATTACGAGTGA
- a CDS encoding YkvA family protein: MAKFRPKLGLFARLKLFWLIYRDPRTPWWAKVILTALALAYVIWPWDAIPIVVPVLGIVDDIVVATTLMWLITRAAPAIVRKQSRMKLEHEQNAEAQADAASSPGEQHS; this comes from the coding sequence ATGGCAAAGTTCCGTCCCAAACTCGGCTTGTTCGCTCGGCTGAAGCTGTTCTGGCTGATCTATCGCGATCCGCGTACGCCGTGGTGGGCGAAGGTTATCCTCACTGCGCTCGCACTGGCGTACGTCATCTGGCCCTGGGATGCGATCCCCATCGTCGTACCCGTGCTTGGCATTGTCGATGACATCGTCGTCGCCACGACGCTCATGTGGCTGATCACCCGTGCCGCGCCAGCCATCGTCCGCAAGCAAAGCCGTATGAAACTCGAACACGAACAGAACGCCGAGGCTCAGGCCGACGCCGCCTCATCGCCCGGCGAGCAGCACTCTTAG
- a CDS encoding FKBP-type peptidyl-prolyl cis-trans isomerase, with protein MTHKRMIVTGLAAFAVGAAGLSMFSYAEEEVAIESPEQMAFEPEAGEDIDRGDISYALGYRVGLDLRQQGIEYDVDTNEFADGIAAALGNDDPRMDEQALMQALFTLQLQMQARQQERGAEAAEASRAFLEQNREAEGVQVTDSGLQYRIIEEGEGDSPERGDTVVVHYRGTLVTGEQFDSSHDRGEPAEFPTDQVIPGWTEALMMMKPGAKWELFIPSELGYGERGAGSMIPPNAALIFEVELLEVK; from the coding sequence GTGACGCACAAACGAATGATCGTGACCGGTCTGGCTGCCTTTGCCGTCGGCGCGGCCGGCCTGTCGATGTTCAGCTACGCCGAGGAAGAGGTCGCCATCGAATCGCCCGAGCAGATGGCATTCGAGCCTGAGGCCGGCGAAGACATCGACCGCGGCGACATCAGCTACGCCCTGGGCTATCGCGTGGGCCTGGACCTTCGGCAGCAGGGCATTGAATATGACGTGGACACCAACGAGTTCGCCGACGGCATCGCCGCCGCGCTGGGCAATGACGACCCGCGAATGGACGAGCAGGCGCTGATGCAGGCGTTGTTCACCTTGCAGCTTCAGATGCAGGCCCGACAGCAGGAGCGCGGCGCGGAGGCCGCCGAAGCCAGCCGTGCTTTCCTCGAACAAAACCGCGAAGCCGAGGGCGTGCAGGTCACCGACTCGGGTTTGCAATATCGAATCATTGAGGAAGGCGAAGGCGACTCGCCCGAGCGCGGCGACACTGTGGTCGTCCACTACCGCGGCACGCTGGTCACCGGCGAACAGTTCGACAGTTCACACGACCGTGGCGAGCCGGCCGAGTTCCCCACCGACCAGGTCATCCCCGGCTGGACCGAAGCGCTGATGATGATGAAGCCCGGCGCGAAGTGGGAGCTTTTCATCCCCTCGGAACTGGGCTATGGCGAACGCGGCGCTGGCAGCATGATCCCCCCCAACGCAGCGCTGATCTTCGAAGTCGAGTTGCTCGAAGTGAAATGA
- a CDS encoding helix-turn-helix transcriptional regulator gives MNQHFQGAPASSGPWMNREQAARHIGVSVRTLDRLNLPRTQPTGSRRVLYHRTAVDEYLLNQCTSQPETSRLPAHDAGPLALDVLTVPRTSRAKASSVSRRQRFLSIATA, from the coding sequence ATGAATCAGCACTTCCAAGGAGCGCCAGCGTCGTCTGGCCCGTGGATGAATCGTGAGCAGGCAGCCAGACACATCGGCGTGAGTGTGCGAACACTGGACCGCTTGAACCTGCCGCGTACACAGCCCACCGGCTCGCGACGTGTGCTCTACCATCGCACGGCCGTAGATGAATACCTGTTGAACCAATGCACCAGCCAGCCCGAAACGTCACGACTCCCGGCCCACGACGCCGGCCCGCTGGCCCTAGACGTGCTCACCGTGCCACGGACAAGCCGAGCAAAGGCGAGCAGCGTCAGCCGGCGACAGCGGTTCTTGTCTATCGCCACGGCTTAG
- a CDS encoding type IIL restriction-modification enzyme MmeI: protein MPTIGIGNKPIDNGSYLFTPDEKQAFLAREPAAEPYFRPWIGSKEFLQGIERWCLWLGDCPPHELRTMPLCMQRVAEVRAFRLASKSTPTQRLADTPQRFHVENMPDDPFLVVPKVSSERRAYIPIGFVSPPVLASDLVFLVPHATPYHFGMLSSAMHMAWMRQVCGRLESRYRYSANLVYNNYPWPQEVSDKQRERVEKAAQGVLDARAQFPDATLADLYDPIAMPAVLRKAHATLDRAVDACYRRQPFTSERQRLEYLFALYETLLAPLTPAKKPRRTRRARTT from the coding sequence GTGCCGACAATCGGCATCGGCAACAAACCGATTGACAATGGGTCTTACCTCTTCACGCCGGATGAGAAGCAGGCATTCTTGGCTCGCGAGCCCGCTGCGGAACCCTACTTTCGACCGTGGATCGGCTCGAAGGAGTTTTTGCAAGGCATCGAACGTTGGTGCCTGTGGCTTGGAGATTGCCCACCCCACGAACTTCGCACCATGCCGCTGTGTATGCAGCGCGTTGCTGAGGTGCGAGCGTTTCGATTGGCGAGTAAGAGCACACCGACACAACGGCTTGCCGACACGCCTCAGCGCTTCCACGTCGAGAATATGCCGGATGACCCGTTTCTTGTCGTGCCGAAAGTGTCATCAGAGCGACGAGCGTACATTCCTATTGGTTTTGTCAGCCCACCTGTGCTTGCTAGCGACCTCGTGTTTCTCGTGCCTCATGCCACACCGTACCACTTTGGCATGCTTTCTTCCGCAATGCACATGGCATGGATGCGCCAAGTCTGCGGTCGGCTCGAATCCCGTTATCGCTACTCGGCAAATCTCGTTTACAACAACTACCCTTGGCCGCAGGAAGTCAGCGACAAGCAGCGGGAGCGGGTGGAGAAGGCGGCGCAAGGGGTGCTTGACGCGCGGGCTCAGTTTCCCGATGCAACGCTGGCGGACCTATACGACCCGATCGCGATGCCGGCGGTGCTTCGCAAGGCGCATGCCACACTGGACCGGGCCGTGGACGCCTGCTATCGCCGGCAACCGTTCACCAGCGAGCGCCAGCGGCTGGAGTACCTGTTCGCCTTGTACGAAACCCTGCTGGCCCCGCTGACGCCGGCGAAGAAGCCTCGCCGCACCCGGCGGGCACGAACCACTTAG
- a CDS encoding DNA methyltransferase, with amino-acid sequence MPLSWNEIRQRAITFARDWSDASRERSDAQTFWNEFFEVFGIRRRTVATFEEPVRNLGGATDFIDLFWKGRLIAEHKSRGRDLGKAHTQANDYIQSLAREGRHDEIPRYILVSDFARFALHDLEESDPAKATIEFTLDQLPRRIRAFAFIAGYETRRLDAEDPANLKATALLANLHDRLEDGGYTGHDLQRFMVRILFCLFAEDTGIFEPDAFTNFLRDNTRPDGSDLGPQLAWFFAVLNTDYDQRQRNLPEDLANLPYVNGELFAEQLRFALFDAPMREALLNATNFHWEKISPAVFGSLFQSIMEDRARRQIGAHYTSERDILKLIRSLFLDDLRAEFEKVRHDKNALARFNRKLGELRFLDPACGCGNFLVIAYRELRQLEMDVLQTRFGDMPSEGDLRANAQLNVGQFYGIEIEEWPARIAEVAMWLMDHQMNSELFERFGQAKATTPLTRSPHIQQANALQMDWNELLPAGECSFVLGNPPFVGGKYQTPEQREDMKALIGHVSGYGLLDFVTGWYFKAADYIAEHAIRVAFVSTNSICQGEQAGVLWGALLGRGVRIHFAHRPFAWASEARGKHTFTL; translated from the coding sequence ATGCCGCTTTCATGGAACGAAATACGCCAGCGTGCCATCACCTTCGCCCGCGACTGGTCCGACGCCTCACGCGAACGCTCCGACGCGCAGACGTTCTGGAATGAATTTTTTGAAGTGTTCGGCATCCGCCGGCGAACCGTCGCTACGTTCGAAGAACCCGTACGCAACCTCGGCGGCGCAACCGACTTTATCGACCTGTTCTGGAAAGGCCGGCTCATCGCCGAGCACAAGTCGCGCGGCCGCGACCTCGGCAAAGCCCACACACAAGCCAACGATTACATCCAATCCCTCGCTCGCGAAGGCCGGCACGACGAAATCCCCCGCTACATCCTCGTATCCGACTTCGCCCGCTTCGCCCTGCACGATCTCGAAGAATCCGACCCCGCCAAGGCGACCATCGAATTCACGCTGGATCAGCTACCCCGCCGCATCCGCGCCTTCGCCTTCATCGCCGGCTATGAAACCCGCCGACTCGACGCTGAAGACCCCGCCAACCTCAAAGCCACCGCACTGCTGGCCAACCTCCATGACCGGCTCGAAGACGGCGGATACACCGGCCACGACCTCCAGCGCTTCATGGTCCGCATCCTGTTCTGCCTGTTCGCCGAAGACACCGGCATCTTCGAACCAGACGCCTTCACCAACTTCCTCCGCGACAACACCCGCCCGGACGGCTCGGACCTCGGCCCGCAACTCGCATGGTTCTTTGCCGTCCTCAACACCGACTATGACCAACGGCAACGTAACCTCCCCGAAGACCTTGCCAACCTCCCCTACGTCAACGGTGAACTGTTCGCCGAACAACTCCGCTTCGCCTTGTTCGATGCTCCGATGCGCGAAGCCCTCCTGAACGCGACGAACTTCCATTGGGAAAAGATCAGCCCGGCCGTGTTCGGCTCGCTTTTCCAGTCCATCATGGAAGACCGCGCCCGCCGGCAGATCGGCGCGCATTACACCAGCGAACGCGACATCCTCAAACTCATCCGTTCCCTGTTCCTAGACGACCTCCGTGCTGAATTCGAAAAGGTTCGCCACGACAAGAACGCCCTCGCCCGCTTCAACCGCAAACTTGGCGAACTGCGATTCCTCGACCCGGCTTGCGGCTGCGGTAACTTCCTCGTCATTGCCTACCGCGAACTGCGCCAACTCGAAATGGACGTGCTCCAGACCCGCTTCGGCGATATGCCCAGCGAAGGCGACCTCCGCGCCAACGCCCAGCTCAACGTCGGGCAGTTCTACGGTATCGAGATCGAAGAATGGCCCGCCCGCATCGCCGAAGTCGCCATGTGGCTCATGGACCACCAGATGAACAGCGAACTGTTCGAGCGCTTCGGCCAGGCAAAGGCGACCACGCCGCTGACGCGCTCGCCGCACATTCAGCAGGCTAACGCGCTACAGATGGACTGGAACGAACTGCTGCCGGCCGGTGAATGCAGTTTCGTGTTGGGGAATCCACCGTTTGTTGGGGGCAAATACCAAACGCCCGAGCAGCGCGAGGACATGAAAGCGTTGATCGGCCACGTATCCGGTTATGGCCTGCTCGACTTTGTGACTGGGTGGTACTTCAAGGCAGCGGACTACATCGCGGAGCACGCCATCCGAGTGGCTTTCGTCTCGACAAATTCCATTTGCCAGGGCGAACAGGCCGGCGTGCTGTGGGGCGCTCTGCTTGGGCGAGGCGTGCGAATCCATTTCGCCCATCGCCCGTTCGCATGGGCCAGCGAGGCTCGCGGCAAGCACACGTTCACGTTGTAA
- a CDS encoding peptide chain release factor-like protein encodes MSPDGEVHPAALPDDDLLAQCQSQRSRASGPGGQHRNKVETAIRLTHQPTGVAAQASERRSQAENRRVALRRLRLQLAMHVRRDYPATGPSPTWRERTNANRLAINPKHTDFPALLAEALDAIAAVGYDLPRAALIQGISTSQMIKLLRHEPAVLAQVNQARQDRGMGSLK; translated from the coding sequence ATGAGCCCAGATGGGGAAGTTCATCCCGCCGCGCTGCCCGACGACGACCTGCTTGCCCAGTGCCAGTCACAGCGTAGCCGAGCGTCCGGCCCCGGCGGACAACACCGCAATAAGGTCGAAACCGCCATCCGCCTCACCCACCAGCCCACCGGCGTTGCCGCCCAGGCCAGCGAACGCCGAAGCCAGGCCGAGAACCGCCGTGTCGCCCTCCGCAGGCTCCGCCTCCAATTGGCCATGCACGTCCGCCGCGACTACCCCGCCACCGGCCCCAGCCCCACCTGGCGTGAGCGTACCAATGCCAACCGCCTCGCCATCAACCCCAAGCACACGGACTTCCCCGCCCTGCTCGCCGAGGCCCTCGACGCCATCGCCGCCGTGGGTTACGACCTGCCCCGCGCCGCCCTGATCCAAGGCATCTCCACCTCGCAGATGATCAAGCTGCTCCGCCACGAGCCTGCCGTGCTCGCGCAGGTCAACCAGGCCCGGCAGGACCGAGGCATGGGCAGTTTGAAGTAG
- a CDS encoding putative zinc-binding metallopeptidase codes for MPTRQPIARRRNAWTRLSDDHLLDLRFCDLKLRYEKTALQRRVQRLYEDLDRKGLTFRPHVWLSTEWFSPDGVPGIAAPFYLAHPRLEKLEKRQMLAVEGGPENQCLRILRHEAGHAIDTAYRLHRRKRWRELFGSFTQPYPQHYRPKPRSRDYVLHLDAWYAQAHPAEDFAETFAVWLAPGSRWRQAYRNWPAYRKLEYVDELMQEIAGEPAPVRSRLQIEPLSQITRTLRQHYRRKHMHYADEFPDFYDSDLRKLFSEEPQYKLRPTAASFLRRIRPELRDTVANWTGTPAYTIDQVLRDMIDRCKELKLRLAKPEKQTKTEAMIMLSVQTMNFLHSGQHRVAL; via the coding sequence ATGCCCACACGCCAGCCCATCGCCCGACGCCGAAACGCCTGGACACGGCTGTCCGACGATCACCTGCTGGATCTGCGCTTCTGTGATCTGAAACTCCGCTACGAAAAGACCGCCCTCCAACGACGTGTGCAACGTCTCTACGAAGACCTCGACCGCAAGGGACTCACTTTCCGCCCGCACGTCTGGCTCAGCACCGAGTGGTTCAGTCCCGACGGCGTACCGGGCATCGCAGCACCGTTCTACCTCGCCCACCCTCGGCTGGAAAAGCTGGAAAAACGGCAGATGCTCGCCGTCGAAGGCGGGCCGGAAAATCAATGCCTGCGCATCCTTCGCCACGAAGCGGGCCATGCCATCGACACCGCGTACCGCCTGCACCGTCGCAAGCGTTGGCGTGAGTTGTTCGGCTCGTTCACGCAGCCTTACCCGCAACACTACCGCCCCAAGCCGCGCAGCCGGGATTACGTGCTGCACCTCGATGCGTGGTACGCCCAGGCGCACCCGGCCGAGGACTTCGCCGAGACGTTCGCCGTCTGGCTGGCACCGGGCTCGCGGTGGCGACAGGCGTATCGCAACTGGCCTGCGTACCGCAAACTTGAATACGTTGACGAGTTGATGCAGGAGATCGCCGGCGAGCCCGCGCCGGTGCGCAGTCGCTTGCAGATCGAGCCCTTGTCGCAGATCACACGCACGCTGCGTCAGCACTACCGCCGCAAGCACATGCACTACGCGGACGAGTTCCCCGATTTTTACGATTCGGATCTGCGCAAGCTGTTTTCCGAGGAGCCGCAATACAAGCTTCGCCCCACTGCTGCGAGCTTTCTGCGTCGCATTCGCCCGGAGTTGCGCGACACGGTCGCGAACTGGACCGGTACGCCGGCGTACACGATTGACCAGGTGCTGCGCGACATGATCGACCGATGCAAAGAACTGAAGCTGCGCCTGGCCAAACCCGAGAAGCAAACGAAAACAGAAGCCATGATCATGCTCAGTGTGCAGACGATGAACTTCCTCCACAGCGGCCAGCATCGGGTCGCGCTGTAA
- a CDS encoding tyrosine-type recombinase/integrase, with product MALYKRDGSPNWWIEFEFNGQRVRKSARTANRRRAEDVERKLRQDMHDHHVLGKPVVKSMTFEDAAERYLKTHLKPKGQKAATARNDAYKINMLVDRVGGGRLLSQITASFVAALKDDLLKEGKTDKDGKKSGLAPATVNRDLAILKAILRKAHDEWGCLATVPRITLLPLNNRRLRWLDADEETRLLKACDDAPHLRDLVVFLMDTGARLTEATELTWDRVDMDRKPRPLVSFHDTKSGKPRSVPLPDRAGRMLARLHADRPKDKAHVFLSWHPNWKGGRHNPHAQPCGQPHGAWAKAVKRAKLEDFRIHDLRHTFASRLVQQGASLFAVSKLLGHESIQMTMRYAHLAPDELDAAISRLDQRSTQIATPVA from the coding sequence ATGGCGCTTTACAAGCGGGACGGTTCACCGAACTGGTGGATTGAGTTTGAATTCAACGGGCAACGGGTGCGGAAGTCGGCCCGCACAGCCAACAGGCGAAGGGCGGAAGATGTCGAGCGAAAGCTACGCCAAGACATGCACGACCACCACGTCTTAGGCAAGCCCGTGGTGAAGTCGATGACGTTCGAAGATGCAGCAGAACGTTACCTGAAGACGCATCTAAAGCCGAAGGGCCAGAAAGCGGCGACGGCCAGGAACGACGCATACAAAATCAACATGCTGGTAGATCGGGTCGGCGGCGGAAGGCTGTTGAGTCAGATTACCGCCTCATTTGTCGCCGCTTTGAAGGATGATCTACTAAAAGAAGGCAAGACGGATAAAGACGGGAAGAAGTCGGGCCTTGCGCCGGCGACGGTCAACCGTGATCTGGCGATCCTGAAAGCCATCCTGCGGAAGGCTCACGACGAATGGGGATGCTTGGCGACGGTTCCCCGGATCACCTTGCTACCCCTCAATAACCGCCGGCTGCGTTGGCTGGACGCCGACGAAGAAACCCGCCTCTTGAAAGCGTGTGACGATGCCCCGCACCTTCGCGACTTGGTTGTTTTCCTCATGGACACTGGGGCAAGGCTAACCGAAGCCACCGAATTGACGTGGGATCGGGTAGACATGGACCGGAAGCCACGTCCGTTGGTTAGCTTCCACGATACGAAGTCAGGCAAGCCACGAAGCGTTCCGCTTCCCGACCGTGCCGGACGGATGCTTGCACGGCTGCACGCCGACAGGCCAAAGGACAAAGCCCATGTCTTTCTGTCATGGCATCCGAATTGGAAAGGCGGCCGGCATAATCCTCATGCCCAGCCATGCGGTCAGCCTCATGGCGCGTGGGCCAAGGCGGTGAAGCGGGCCAAACTCGAAGACTTCCGCATCCACGATCTACGCCACACTTTCGCGTCTCGGCTGGTGCAGCAGGGGGCATCCCTCTTTGCTGTGTCGAAGCTGTTGGGGCATGAGTCGATCCAAATGACGATGCGGTATGCTCATCTTGCCCCGGACGAACTCGACGCCGCTATCAGCAGGCTTGATCAGCGATCCACACAAATCGCCACGCCAGTCGCCTAA
- a CDS encoding D-alanine--D-alanine ligase yields the protein MAKRRQKLRILVLMHEDLVPPESVEGLSEKEIAPFKTEFDVCATLREMGHEVRPLGVSSDLSVIREANEQWQPNIAFNLLEEFDGVGVYDAHVVSYLELLRLPYTGCNPRGLMLAHDKALTKMILRHHRIGVPRFAVFPLDRKVRRPKRLAFPLLVKSLTEEGSVGISQASIVYDDDKLAERVAFVHRTCQTDAIAEQYIDGREMYVGVLGNERLFTLPIWELTFTKLREAAPRIATGRIKWDYKYQEKVGIETQEPTDLSPAEKKNIHHFCKRVYRALSLSGYARMDLRLNPEGQVFLIEANPNPQLAYGEDFAESAEAVGVGYEDLLQKILNLGLRYRLRGQA from the coding sequence ATGGCGAAACGACGTCAAAAACTACGCATTCTTGTGCTGATGCACGAAGACCTCGTGCCGCCTGAGTCCGTCGAGGGCTTGAGCGAAAAAGAGATCGCACCGTTCAAAACGGAATTTGATGTGTGCGCCACGCTGCGCGAGATGGGCCACGAGGTTCGGCCGCTGGGGGTGTCCAGCGATCTGTCGGTGATTCGCGAGGCGAACGAGCAGTGGCAGCCGAACATTGCGTTCAACCTGCTGGAAGAGTTCGATGGCGTGGGGGTGTATGACGCGCACGTGGTCAGCTATCTCGAACTGCTCCGCCTGCCTTACACCGGGTGCAACCCGCGAGGGCTGATGCTTGCCCATGACAAGGCGCTGACGAAGATGATCCTTCGCCATCATCGCATCGGCGTGCCGCGGTTCGCCGTGTTCCCGCTCGACCGCAAGGTTCGTCGGCCGAAGCGCCTCGCGTTTCCGTTGCTGGTCAAATCGCTGACGGAAGAAGGCTCGGTGGGCATCTCGCAAGCGTCGATCGTTTACGACGACGACAAACTTGCTGAGCGCGTTGCGTTTGTACATCGCACTTGCCAGACCGACGCAATTGCCGAGCAGTACATCGACGGCCGCGAGATGTACGTCGGCGTGCTGGGCAACGAACGGCTGTTCACGCTCCCGATCTGGGAACTGACTTTCACCAAGCTGCGTGAGGCCGCGCCGCGCATCGCCACCGGTCGGATCAAGTGGGACTACAAGTACCAGGAAAAAGTCGGCATTGAAACGCAGGAGCCAACCGACCTTTCGCCTGCTGAAAAGAAAAACATCCACCACTTCTGCAAACGCGTCTATCGCGCCCTGTCGCTGTCGGGCTACGCGCGGATGGACCTCCGCCTCAATCCTGAGGGCCAGGTCTTTCTCATCGAAGCCAACCCCAACCCGCAACTCGCCTACGGCGAAGACTTCGCCGAGTCCGCCGAGGCCGTGGGCGTCGGATACGAAGACCTGCTCCAGAAAATCCTCAACCTCGGCCTGCGCTACCGGCTACGCGGACAGGCGTGA